TAAAAGCTTAGTAACATTTTGGAAGACATTAGATGTTTTTTTAGTAAGTAAGGAATTAACCTGATTATTAACTTACAAATAAATTCTTGTTTCCTTCTATATGTTGTTAAATGATACACAGTTAATGatcaatgttgtgtttgtggggTTGCAAGCAAATAGGTGAAGGcaaaatgttttaacaagtaTTCAGTTTCAAATTGGCTCCAGCCTGGACGCTCCGCCTGCTCTCGTCGAGGATATTGACTTTCCCGCAagttaaagtatttaaatgtgGAGGGAGACAGATGCTGTGTGTGGACTGGTGGCGACCACAAGAAACACACGTGTGGGCGGAAAGGTTGATGCTGGGAGTTTTACTATCTGCGCATCTTATagagagacatcagctgtgCCACCACCGCTTTAACTGCACAGAAAACAAATCATTCCGCGCTGTCACTCATGGAGTCcattcaactttttatttttgttttttttatcacttattTTTAGGGCATGCCCAGTGCGCATTTTGCCGCTGATGCGTAAAGACCCGTGCGTAAAACTCCAAAAAACGCACCGCTCTGCCGCGTCAGAGAAAGTCAAAGGGGGTTTATTCCTCTAATCCAGACTTTCGTTTTCAGTGAGTGATTGACACGAAGGGATTTAGCGGAGCCGCGTTGGTGACAGCGACACTTTCTCCGGACTCTCGGTGAGGATTGGCACCGCAGCGCCTTTTAAATCTCCAGGACCAGCGAAGTGGAGAGTGGATCCTTTTTTTTCGCCCGCATGGGACCCTGTCAGTTTTGGATCTCTTAATTGTCCCCGCTATCGCCTTCCATGTGTAACATGAGGGACATAACGCTGGGCTGAGATCCCCGTCAGGAGGAACTGTATTTCCGAGAGCTTCTAGCAGGGAATCAGTGGAGTATTCATGAAGCAATATTTGAACTATTACAAGATGAGGCTGAGAACATCGAGGTTAGGTTATCTGTAAGTAAAGAGGTGTCACTGTCATATAGTTGGTTATATTGTAACTCAATGAATTCCAGCTACAGGTTGTaaattttttccacattttctctCCCCTGCAGGTTACTCCAGTTCACGGCGCTTTGCTTTTACGCACAGGTAACTCACATTCTCACCTCAATAAAAAGCACTGCACTAATGTTGCGTAAAGTTCTGCAGTTAACAAAGTAAACGTGCACAGGTATTCAGGCGCCGTCCACCGTCTCTACATCTGCGACAGGCTGcaataacaatgaaaacattttattatgagCGCTATGGCAATTGGCAACAATTCAAACATCTTGAAAAGAGGTAAGCTccagcctttaaaaaaaaaaaaaaaaaaaaggtaattgttaaaacacatgtggatgGAGAAACGCTGcaatgaggggaaaaaaaagagaaatcaagAAAGGGCGAAAGATCATCGGTGCTGCAATGTTTTTTAGAAATAAATTAACCGGTTGGATGAATTGACAAATGAACGAAATCGAAGGCAAAATCCCTAGAATCTCCACAATGTCCTATAAACGACGGTGGGTGGAAATAAGAAGCGGGCTGAATTGTTTAAATATGACGAATGACTTGATGAACTGTGGGACAGCGGGGCCCTGGCTCTTTGACTGGCAAGCTCGCGTCTCCTCACGGCTAATATTCCTATTTCCGCAGTGCAATTCCATGCGACCGCTCCTGACATGTGTTTCCCATATCGTCCGACAGAGCTCCGTGCAGTCACCCCCTAATTTCAAGCACCATGTCACCGAGCAGAGCCGCCTGTCGGACCGCATGAGCCGCCGGCTGACCCGCACCTACCAGCTGTACAGCCGCACCAGCGGAAAGCACGTCCAGGTCCTGGCCAACAAGAGGGTCAACGCCAACGGGGACGACGGAGCGATGCACGGTAAGATGGAGCAAGAGGGGATCCACTGCTTTCAGAGGAAACAGCCACATGTCCATGAAACTGTGAAGAGCGGGAAGGGAAACACGTCAAATATCGCGAGAAACATGTTCTTGTTTTTAAACAGTAGCCAAGGTTAATCATCCCAGAAGGTGGTTTCTTTATTTAgacaatttaaatgtgattatcAAGTTTATTATGCATCTGTCAATTTAACACCAGAAGAACAGTAAGTTCAACATAATATTTTGAAGCTAGCTTACGCCAGTGTAACACTgcagtttgtgtatttaaatacatatttaaaaacatgctaGTGATGTAAATAGATGTAGCATGTTGCAGAATCGAACAGTTCAAGTTAATCACTTTGAGAAACTGCGGGAGGCCGGCAGTGAAACACGCAAAAAATTTGCGAGACTATATATACTTTTAACAAGTAGCCTAGCTTAACCCTCCCTGCAGTTCATGTATTTTACGACATATTCATTACCAAAATCGAGTGAGAATTTAGCTCAACAAAAGGTCCACATATGTGAATTAAAACACTTAGAGATGCGGCCGGAAGtggaatttaacattttaatagcCTAGCGTAACATCCCCTGCAGGTGGCATATGTAATTAcattattcaaatataaatattatttacaATTATAAAAGGTGGCTGAATTAAGGACCACTTACGCTAATCCAAAATGTCTCTTAAAACATTTCGGGATCACGCAAAATATTGCATGTAAGATATGAGTCgaattaaaaaaagatctaCATTTGACAGCTAGGCTACTTGTTAAAAAGTATCTGCTACATGCTCAttccatttagttttttatatctAAATATCAGATAGAATGAGAATAAAGATGCACGTATGTGAATCCTTAATTTCAGTTCAAACACAACGAGAAACCGtgggagacaggaagtgacatatgcAAAATATCGTGAGAATATGTCATGTAATTAACTTTTAAACTTTTTGAGCAAGGCTAATTTTTTATGCAGGTGCAGTATTCAATTACGTAATTTAAATATAGTATCAAATAAATGTGCATGTAGCTGAATAAATGTCCACATATGTGAATTCATTCAggaaaaaaacttattttttatatcatcTCTGAAACAACAAAGCAACTTTACCTCTTGAAGCCCCAGTGTGCCGTGTCCAGGTCCATGAAAAGGCGATGACAGCTAAAGGCCGTCACGTCTTGCGTTTCAATGCTTTTATTCCTcaggaaaacagtaaaaaatacTTAAGATGTTCACCTTACAAACACAGGAGCAGTTTAAACTCAATGGTGCACGGTGCGGTGTTGAAAAGCAGTATAAATTATGTCGTCTTTCTGGCAGCCTGTAGGAAAAATAGCTGGAGCCAGGAGAAACAGAGGTGGAAACTGTAAACAGAGTTAGTGGCATCAGTGTTGCCATCTTTTATGGACTTATGAAGGTAATTTATTTCTTTCGTGTGTTGGTGGTCCAGAAAGTCATTGACACCTGTTGGGATGAACTTCTCACAGGAAAATTGTCTTTAACTTAGAGGGAGCAGTATTCCTGTCACTAAAGGATTTTTGGTGTGTCTAGCCATCTTTCCACCGCAgccaccatccatccatccatccgctCCTCTGTGCCGGCTGCCCGCCTGCTTTTCTGGAGGCGGCTTTTATGAGGAATTTTCATTGCTTTACAACTCAATGTATGACTCAATTTATAAGGAGCTGCGGTGAAGTCAGCATCTTCACTTTATAccttttcctctcctgtgtgctcttttgtcttttaaattTCCCTGcccacgcacactcacacatacgcacacacacacacacacacacacacacacacacacacacacagagtccagCCTGCACACACTGGCTGCACATCCTAAGTGGGTGTCACTCTTGTAACCGGCCCAAATCTGACCGCTGCTCTGTGCTTGTGGCTGTGTCCCCGACCGCAGTATTCTCACTCTCCTTTATCCCCGAGTCTGAAGTGCATCGCAGCACAGCATTTACCGACATCCAACAACAATCACGCCGTGAGAAAATCACTATCATTTGCTGCTATTTTGGACGGCTCGCATGCTTTGTTGAAAGGTGGCTGCCGGTTCATGAAGTTGAAAAGTTTATGTCTGGATTCTGGTTCCCTGGTCACGATCTTGTCCAAACGATTTCATGCCGTTTAGTGATGACTTGATGTAAATCCAGttcactgcagcttcctccgCAACGTGATAATCTGAACGCCTGCACCGTGTCACAACTGTGTCATCTCATTATGTCTGATCTCTTTTGTCCGTGCAGCTAAACTGGAGGTGGAGACGGACTCTTTTGGAAGTCGTGTTCGTATTAGAGGGGTGAAGACAGGATACTATATATGCATGAACAAGCGGGGGAAGCTGATTGGCAAGGTAATCTTCAATTCATATTTTTGTGGCTGCAGAAAACAACACTTATCTGTTGCTTGGAAATGTAAATAGCAACAATGTGTCTGCTTCCTGGAATTTGTCTAAATTATCTTTATTGTCTCACTATCacccctctttttcttttgcagcgGAAAGGCCGAGGTAAAGACTGCATCTTCACCGAGATTGTTCTGGAAAACAACTACACAGCCCTCCAGAACGCCAAGTACGAGGGCTGGTTTATGGCTTTCACACGCAAGGGCCGCCCAAGGAAGGCCTCCAAGACCAAGCAGCATCAGAGGGAGGCCCACTTCATGAAGCGTCTACCCAGGGGGCATTTGCTGAGTGAGAGGAGGCCGTTTGAtgtccttcctctccctgtccccGTGCACCCTTTGAGCAGGCGGACTAAACATTCCCATCACCAGCGCTCAGGGGACCGCTGAGGACTGAAACCACTGAGGGAGAACTGTGGAGGAACCAGCGCGAGAACCActacaagaaaaaaacacatgtgctCCCAGCAAAGTCAACTTTTACCATCAAGGGCCCATACACTTTTTGCCTCATTTTGTGGACTTATTATATAATACTTTGTACTGGATTGTGTGTAAACAATCTAATATCTAATCTGCTAGTTATTTCCAATTCGGTCAGACTTTAGGaacgttttttttctcttattaaatcAGGGGGCATTTAAAGGACTGAAGAGCTCAACTACATTGACATGAATGAAAACCTTTGGTTAGAAGTTCACCAGCTCAGCAACAAAGAATGtttgaaaagagaaatgagTACAATGCAGCTAGACACGGCAGCTATCTGTGGATTTTCTTGTGGTCCCAGCATCTGAGTCTCAGTTGACATGCTATCTTGCCTTTATGAGGAGTTTGGAGAATtttaacctgtttttttttttttttctacacatataaatatatttttactgtaaaaatgtaaattgcgTCAAATGATGGAAATATTTATTGTAGAGTGTATATTAAAACCACTAAAGAATCAGTTCACATGCGGCGTGGCTTCTCTCTTGTGTAGTTGTTTTCGGGTGAGGCGTACAATGCTGCTAGCCctaaacaaagaacaaaaaacactgttgctttttttttcttctccttctccttcttcttcttcttcttcttcttcctcttcttccccaaGCTGGAGACCCAGATAACTGAGGGGCAATATCTGTGACAGGCTACTGAATTCAGTGTGCTCAGCAAGTGAGACTTGGGCCTGAATGGCCCGAGCTATGCATTAAAAGCGATGAGGTCA
This is a stretch of genomic DNA from Pleuronectes platessa chromosome 3, fPlePla1.1, whole genome shotgun sequence. It encodes these proteins:
- the fgf8b gene encoding fibroblast growth factor 8b, yielding MKQYLNYYKMRLRTSRLGYLLLQFTALCFYAQSSVQSPPNFKHHVTEQSRLSDRMSRRLTRTYQLYSRTSGKHVQVLANKRVNANGDDGAMHAKLEVETDSFGSRVRIRGVKTGYYICMNKRGKLIGKRKGRGKDCIFTEIVLENNYTALQNAKYEGWFMAFTRKGRPRKASKTKQHQREAHFMKRLPRGHLLSERRPFDVLPLPVPVHPLSRRTKHSHHQRSGDR